The following proteins come from a genomic window of Candidatus Obscuribacterales bacterium:
- a CDS encoding FAD-dependent oxidoreductase has protein sequence QNAKEEGVQFLFNRQPIEIVGNGRVEGVKVVTTELGEPDERGRRRPVPIAGSEEILPADLVLIAFGFQPSPAPWLTDIGVELNSWQGVVAPEEQPFKFQTSNPKVFAGGDMVRGSDLVVTAIWEGRQAGEGILDYLKV, from the coding sequence ACAAAATGCCAAGGAAGAGGGCGTTCAGTTTCTCTTCAACCGCCAGCCTATTGAAATTGTCGGCAATGGTCGGGTGGAAGGTGTCAAGGTCGTGACCACTGAGCTGGGTGAGCCCGATGAGCGGGGACGTCGTCGTCCTGTCCCCATCGCTGGTAGTGAAGAAATTCTTCCAGCTGATCTGGTGTTAATCGCTTTTGGTTTCCAGCCTAGCCCAGCCCCTTGGCTAACGGATATCGGTGTTGAGCTCAACAGCTGGCAAGGTGTGGTTGCTCCTGAGGAGCAACCATTCAAGTTCCAGACCAGTAATCCCAAGGTATTTGCCGGTGGGGACATGGTGCGTGGTTCGGACTTGGTGGTGACGGCCATTTGGGAGGGGCGTCAGGCTGGTGAAGGGATCCTCGATTACCTAAAAGTATAA